The Victivallis lenta region CTTCCCGCAAGGGACTGAAGGCCGGTCGAAGACTACGACCTTGATAGGACGGAGATGTAAGCGCAGTAATGCGTTCAGTTTACCGTTACTAATCGGCCGTGAGGCTTAACCACCTTTTTTCCGAGGGTTCCATACCATATGGTAAGGAGCCGGCGGAAAAAGGTCTCTCTCAATGGAGAGTTGTTACCTCACATGCAGTATCTCCGTAGAGACATTTTCTATGATTGGATTTTTTTCCGGTGCTTATAGCGGAGCAGAAACACACGTTCCCTTCCCGAACACGGCAGTTAAGGGCTCCAGCGGCGATGGTACTGTAAATTTGACTATGGGAGAGTAGCACGGTGCCGGGAATTTTTTTACCCGCCTTGACGTTTCGCACACGTTAAGGCGGGTCTTTTTTTGGCGCGGAACAGGACGCTCGTCCCACTGGCGCACCATGGTTTCGGAAAGGAAAGGCGCGCCCCCCTTCCGGGGCGCCGTCTTTCTGCGCATTCGCGCTGCAGACCGTGTACGCTGCGCGGCAAAATCTGCGATTTTGCTGGTGTAGCTGTTTCGCTTCGCGTACAGATTGCCTCCGGCGGCCGGGGCGCATCGCCCCCGGACCGGCACCGGCACGGTGCCTTGACGCGCAGAGACGGAATCAGCCTATCTCAGAGGGAGGTCGGAAAGTCGGCGAATTCACAGGCGACATCGAACTTTCTGCCGATGTACTCCATGACGGCTCGGGGACCGAGTGTTTCCGTTGCGTAATGGCCGAGCGCAAGCACTGGCATTCGAAGCTCGTAGGCAGGATGGTACATGACGTGTTCAAGTTCTCCCGTGATCAGCAGGTCGGCACCGGCGGCGGCAGCCTGTTCCAGCGCATCCATGCCGCCGCCCCCGGAAACCACGGCGATCCGTTTCAGAATGCGTTCGTCGTCGGCGATCAGGCGCGGTTTGGCTTTCAGCTTCGTGCCGAGCTCTTTTTCAAGTTCGGCGGCTTTGACGAGCTTTTTCGTGTGGCCGAGAAAGCCGATGTCGTAACCGTGGTAATTGCAGAATGGTTCAAGCCGGGTCAGTTCGGCCAGCTCTGCCAGCCGCGCATTGTTGCCGAGCTCCGGATGGGCATCGAGCGGCAGGTGTACCCCGTACAGGCTGATATTGTTTCCGAACATGACCCGGAACCGTTCGGCGTGAATGCCGGTGAAACGGCGCGGTTCCCCGCCCCAGGAAATACCGTGATGAACGAAGACAAAATCGAAATGCCCGGCGGCGGCGTGTTCGAACAGCGCCAGGCAGCCGTCCACGCCGAAAAGAATGCGTTTCACTTCCGGCGAGCCTTCGATCTGGAGTCCGTTGTTTGAAGCATCGCCCGGGAAGGCGGCCACATTCAGGGTACGGTCGAGTTCCTCGACCAGTTCGTTTCGTTTCATACCGTTCCTCCTCTTTGAACAGTTGGTCAGTTGACGAAAATAGTGACCGCCCGGAAGGCTCCGGCCAGCGAGCGGCAGAGCTCGTCACGCTCGGCAGGGGACGCGCAGACGGCGAAAATCGACGGGCCGCTGCCGGTGATTTCGGCATTCAGCGCACCGTTTTCGAGCAGGAAATCACGCAGGATCGCCAGCAGCGGGAATTTCCGGTAGAGCGCGGCGGCGAGGTCGTTGTGGAGATTGTCGGCGACCCCCTTCGGATCATTGCGGCGAAGTGCATTGATGAGGCGCTTGAGCTTTCCGGAGGAGTCTTCTCCGATTTGTTCCGGATCAAGATTCATGTAAGCCCATTTGGCGCTGACCGGGAATTGCGGATTCACGACGAGAAGCGGCGGGGCGTACAGCTTCCCGGCCGGATAGTGAAACACCTCCCCGATGCCGGTCGCTATGGCGGCGCGCCCGTGCAGGAAAAACGGCACATCCGCCCCGAGCGTGAGCGCAAGGTCGGCGAGCTCCTCGCTCGACAGTTTTCCGTAATGCCGGTTCAGCAGCCGAAGCACGGCGGCGGCGTTCGAGCTGCCGCCGCCCATGCCGGCCGCGACCGGAATCTCTTTTTCGATCCGGATCGACCAGGCCGGGGCGATTCCGGCCATGTCGGCATAGGCCAGTGCGGCCCGCCCGGCCAGATTTTCGAGATTTTCCGGCAGCCCGGCGAGGGAGGAGCAGACCCTGATTCCGGGCGTGTCGACAAAATCGAGCGTAACCCGGTCGGCCGGAGTGTCGAGCGGCAGAAACAGCGTCTCCAGCTCATGATAGCGGTCCGGCCGCCGCTTCAGAACTTTCAGGTAAAGGTTGATTTTCGACCGGGACGGAATCGAGAGTGCCATGACAATACCGTCAATTCAGCTCGTCCGGCGTGCACGGGGCGAATTTGAATCCGTACTGGTCATTGTAGCGGCGCGCCTCGTTTTCGATCGCGATGGCGAGACGCAGCGCGCGCAGGCCCGCTTCTCCCGGCACCTTCGCGTCGCAGAGCTGCCCGGTGACCCGGCTTTTGTTCACGGCGAGGATAAAGTCTTCGAGTTCGGCCGCAAGCGCGTTCTTTTCATCGAGGTTCACATCCTTGCGGGCGAGTCCGATACGGTTGCGCTTCAGGACCATGCCGAAATGTTTGCCGTAGTCCATTGAGATATAGCAGTCCTCCTGGAACACGCGGAACCGGCGCATCGGCTCCTGGCTGACCCGGCTTGCGGTCAGGCTCGCGCAACTGCCGTTTTTGAATTTGATTCGGGCATTGACGATATCTTCGGTCTTGCTGAGAACCGGAATGCCGACCACATCGAAATGCTCGACCTCCGAGTCGACCATGGTCAGCACGAGGTCGATGTCGTGGATCATGAGGTCGACGACGACGCTGACTTCGGTGCCTCGGCGCGGCAGGCCCGGGCGCGGCGGCGGGTATTGCGCAAGGCGGTGCGCCTCGATGAAGCGCGTGTTGGCCGCATATTTTTCCAGAAAATCCATTGCCGGGTTGAAGCGTTCGACATGGCCCACGGCGAGGACGACATTGTTCTTCCGCGCCGTTTCCACCATCTTTTCGGCGAGGGCAAGATCGGCTTCAATCGGTTTTTCCACGAGGACGTGCTTGCCCATCTCAAGAAGCGGAATCGCCGTCACGGCGTGAAAATTGGCCGGAACCGCCACGCTGAGGGCATCGCATTTCTCCGCAAGCTGCCGCCAGTCGGAAAAAACCGGCAGATTGAACTCCGCCCCGACCTTCGCGGCCGTCTCGGGCTGGACGTCGAAGATGCCGACCATCTCCGCATTCGGGCTTTGGGCATAGAGACGGGCGTGGTGCCTGCCGAGTGCCCCGACACCGAGTACGCCGACTTTGAGCTTTTTGTCGCTTTCCATTCGTGATTCCTGTGGTTCCTGGATTTTTCAGTATGTATTCTGGAGTAATATACACGTTTTTTTGATAAAAACACCATTTCAAGCCGCTTTTTCTTGGCGAAATCGGGGTTTACGGGGTATATTCCGATAAATAGAACAATTCTTCCTCGCGATTGAGAAGCATAAGGGGTCTGCCATGAATGAAAAATTCCGATTCAACCGGGTATTGCTGAAGCTCAGCGGAGAAGCGCTGAAGGGCGCGCAGGAGCATGGGTACGACGCCGACGCGGTCCGTTCCGTGGTCGAGCGGGTCAAGTCGGTCGTCGACCAGGGCGTGGAGGTCGCGCTCGTGGTCGGGGCCGGGAACATCTGGCGCGGCGTTATGGGCAGGAGCGGCGGCATGGACCGGGTCAACGCCGATTATATGGGGATGCTTGCGACGGTGATGAACGCGCTCTGCCTGCGGGACTTCTTTCGGGCGGCCGGCATCCAGGCGGTCGTGCAGTGTTCGATCGGGATGGAGCCGATCGCGCCGCGGTTCAACCGCGACGAGGCGATCCGGGCGCTCGAGGCCGGCAAGATCGTGATCTTCGCCGGCGGCACCGGCAGCCCGTTCTTCACCACCGACACGACCAGCGCGCTGCGGGCGCTCGAAACCGATTGCGACGCTGTGCTGAAGGCGACGAAGGTCGACGGCGTCTACACCGCCGATCCGTTCAAGGACCCGGCGGCGACGCGGTATGCGGAGCTGAGCTTCGACGAGGCGCTGGCGCGCCAGCTGAAAGTCATGGATTCGACTGCGTTTTCGATGTGCCGCGACAACGATTTGCCGATCATCGTCTTCAATTTTTCGGACCCGGACAGCCTCGAACGGATTTTGTCCGGAGATACCGAAGCCGGAACCATCGTAAGCTAGGAACACGGGAGGCGGGCTATGACGGACATCCATCCGACCGCAGTAGTCAGCCCGAAGGCGCAGATCGGCGTCGGCGTGCATATCGGGCCGTATTCGGTCGTCGAGGACGATTGCGTGATCGGCGATGACTGCCGGATCGATTCCCACGTGAAGATCGCGCGGTATACGACGCTCGGGCCGCGCTGCCGGGTCTATCTTGGAGCTCTGATCGGCGAGGAGCCGCAGGACCACCGTTTCCAGCCGGGAACCGTGGCGTGGACCACGGTCGGCGCCGACACGACGATCCGGGAATATGTCACGATTCACCGTTCGCCGTTCCCCGAGCGCTACACGCGGATCGGCAGCGGGACGCTGCTGATGTCCTTCGTCCATGTCGGACACGATGCGCAGATCGGGGACCGGGTGACCGTTGCGAACCAGACGGCGGTCTCCGGGCATGTCATCATCGAGGATATGGCGGTGCTTTCCGGCTATATTCTGATTCATCAGTTCTGCCGGATCGGAAAACTGGCAATGGTCGGCGCGCGCACGATCATCCGGCAGGACATCCCGCCGTTCTGCATGCTGGCGGAAAATGAATGCGTCTGCGGTCCGAACGTGATCGGGCTGCGGCGCGCCGGATATGACAGCTTTGCGCGCATGGCGATCCGGCGCGCGATCAAAACCTATTTCTTCAAGGGGCTGAACGCGACAAACGCGCTGGCTGAAATCGAAAAGACGCCGGATCTGCTGCCGGAGGTCCGGCATTTTGTGCAGTTTATCCGCAGTACGGAACGCGGCATCATGCCGGGCGACCCCGAATTGATCGCGCTCGGCATCCGCGGCGTGGATGAGGAGAAGGAATGAGAGGCGCTCCGGATAACGGAAACGCCTGTACGAAAGAAAGTCATCGGAGTTTCAATATGAAAAAATGGATCGGTTTGCTGTTCGCCGCGACGGTTGCGGTGATTTTTGCCGGATGCGCGGAGGTTACGCCGCTGCCGCATCCGATCGTGCCGGAGGAGTCCGGCAATACCGTGAAGATCGGTGTGCTTCTGCCGCTGACCGGCGCGAATGCCGAATTCGGCAAGCGGACGCTGCGGGGGGTCGAGCTGGCCGCGAGCGAGCTCAATAACGGGCGCGGTATTTCAAGCCGCCGGGTTGAGCTTCTCGTGCGCGACACGAAGAGCAACCCGTCCGAGGCACGCCGGCAGGCCGAGGCGCTTTTCGACGCGGGCATCATCGGGCTGGTCGGGCCGTACAGCACGAACGAAGCGCTGGCGATCAGGCCGGTGGTCGAGGGAAAGCTGATTCCGACCGTCGTCCCGCTCGCCACCGGCGATGAGGTGACGGAAGGAACGAATATGATTTACCGGACCTGTTTCACCGACAGCCAGCAGGGGGAGGCGATCGCCGCTTATGCCTGGTATTGGCGGAAGCTGCTGCGCCTCGCGATCCTGATCAGTGACGACGAGCAGGCGAGCTACTCCCGGAATGTGGCGCGCGCGGCGGCGAATGCGTTTACGGAGCTCGGCGGCGAGGTCGTGCAGATGGTCGAATTCCAGGGGGACCGCGAGGAGTTTGCGAAGAAGCTGCGCGATCTGGTCGCCTACAACCCGCAGGCGATTCTGGTTCCGGCGGAGCCGGACAACGCCGGGGTGCTGGTCAAGTATATCCGCGAACTCGGCTACCGCGGGCTGCTGCTCGGGCCGGAAAGCTGGGACGAACGGGAATTCTTCAGCAATTGCGGCGCCGACCCCGGCGACTGTGCGTTTGTCGGGCTCTATTCGGAGGAGTATGATCTCCCCGAGCAGCTCGCTTTCCGCGATTTGTTCCGGCGGACCTATTTCGTGTTCCCGTCCACCTGCGAGGCGCAGGGGTACGATGCGCTGAAGATGCTGGCGATCGGGCTCGGCAACGTGACGAGCGTGCAGGAGTTCAACCGGAACATGCAGCATATCCGCAACGTTCCGGGTGCGAGTGCGTTGTACACCATGAAGCCGCACGGCGGCATCGACCGGACGATGTTCATCAAAACCATCCGGCCCGCCGCCGGGCCGGACGAGGAGCCCGAGTCGCGGCTCAGCCGCAGCTTCAACATGAAGAAGATCTATCAGCTCAAGGAGGATTGAATTCGGAATGGGCTATCTGATTCACCGGGCCGGGCGGACGCCCGCGCTTGACGCCGGCTTTGATTCCGGCGAGTGGAGCGGCTGCCGGACTTTGAACGTCGATGTGTTCCGCCCCGAGGGCAGCGGCCACCGGCCGGAGACACGCTTCCGGCTTCAATATGACCGCGAGGGGCTGTACGGCCTCTTTTCGGTGCGGGACCGCTTTGTGCGCTGTGTGGCGCGGAAGTTTCAGGACCCGGTCTGCCGTGACAGCTGCGTCGAATTTTTCGTCCGTCCCGCCCACGGGCGCGGCTACGTGAATTTCGAATTCAGTGCGGCGGGCGTTCTGCTGGCCCAGCATGTCGCGGATTGCCGCCGCCGCCCCGGGACGGACGATGTGCGGCCGCTTACGGAACGGGAGGCGGCCGGAATCCGGATATACCACTCCCTGCCCGGGCGGATTGAGCAGGAGCTGGCGCAGGAGACCTGTTATGAGCTCGGCTTCTTCCTGCCGTTTTCGATTTTCGCCGGCACGCACGGCGCTCCGGCGCCCGTGTCGCGGACGGTCTGGAGCGGGAACGTCTACAAGTGCGGCGACGATACGAGCCATCCGCACTGGGCATCCTGGCGGCCGGTCAGGCGGGTCAATTTTCACGAACCCGACTGTTTTGGCGATCTGGAGTTCGAATGACGAATGGAATACCTTGTCCGGCATGGAATTGCAGAATAACGGGAAAGTGACGGAGAAATAACGGAGAGGAGAAAACCGGAATATGGCAAAGGAATTCAGCCGTTCGGTCGTATCGCAGGCGGTGGCGCTCGCGATGGTCGAAGCCGTGCAGAAGGGCGGCTACCTGAAGGGGGCCATGGTTGCTTCGCCGGTGCTGGCCGAAGCGGAAAAGGAGTTGTTCGTCAAGATGCTTGCCCGCCTCGACGAGCGCCGCAAAAAGGGGGAGGCGGAGTTGACGGCGGATGAAATTTCATCGCTGTTCACGTTCGTATATGCGAAAGCGGCCGAGGCGGTCACGAATCTCGTCAACTCCCAGCCGAACAATTTCGACCTGCTCGGCATGCTTGACGGCAAGGTTCCGATCTATGCCGACGACCGCCTGACCGGATATTTCAAGAAAATCAATCTCGCGGCGGATTGCGCTCAGGCTTATCTGGACTGGCACGATGCGAACGCCGGCAACGAGGCGTTGCGGAGCTATGACCCGATGCTGCCGCTTTTTGAAGCGCTGAAATGGTGTTTCCGCCTCAGTTGCACGGCGGCGGTCGAAAAACTCGAAGCCGACGGAAAGGTGATTCCGGGTGTCTGAACGGATGCGGGAGCATTGGAAGTCCCGGGCGGCGGTTCCGGCAGTCGCCGGGTTGCTGCTTTTGCTGCAGGCGGCCCTGCTGCCGGCCGGTGCGGTCTGGGTGACCGACAACGGAAACAAATTCATCATCCTCGAGAACCTGCTGCGGAACGGGAGCGCGGCGATTGCATATCCGGCGGCGGAGATCGATCCCGGCCGCCGTTTCTTTCCGGACGGGAATTTTCACTTTCAACGGCATTGCGGCCGGATCGTGTCGGTCTATCCGGAATTTTTTTCGGCGCTGGCGCTGCCCGGCTACCGGCTGTTCGGCGCCGTCGGACTCTGGCTGCTGCCGGTCGGCGGAACGCTGGCGGTCCTTGCGCTGTTTCTCGCGCTGCTGCCGAAATATGGGCCGGGCTGGAAACTCGAGGCGGGACTGGCCGGGCTGCTGCTCTGCGGTTCGCCGCTTCTCTTCTATTCCGGCACTTTCTGGGAGATGACTGCTGCGACGGCGTTCCCTCTTGCCGCGCTGCTGGCTGCGCGGAGGAGGCGGCTGCTCGCGGCCGGACTCCTGCTCGGACTCGGGCTCTGGCTGCGCGAGGAGTTCTATCTCATCGCGCTGGCGGCCGGAATCGCGGCGCTGTTTTTTTACCCGAAGGAGTGGCGCCGGTGCGTTCCGTTCGGGGCTGGCTTTCTTCTGGCAGCAATTCCGCTCTGGATTTACAACCTGGTCAATTACGGCCATATCCTCGGGCTGCACGGCGCGCTTTATTACACGCACAACGCGGAGGGTGTTCCGACGCTGGCGGAGCGGATCGGCGGGGTGTTCGAGGGATTTTATCTGTATTTGTTCCGATTCGAATCCGGCTGGCCCGGCGTGGAGACCGGCTGGATTCCGCTTGTGCCGATGTTCCTGCTGCTGGCGGCCGGTGCGGTCAGGTCGGCGCGCATCAAGCTCTGGGCCGCCTGGATCGCGGCGGCCGGCTGGGCGTTTCTGTTCTGGAGATTCTGGTGCAATCCGTTCCCGGTTCTGGCGTCGGGAGTTACCGTCGGCTTCGTGACCTCTTCCCCGCTGCTTGCCGGGTTTTTCCTCATGTGGCGGAATCTGCTGACCTGCGGACCGCGGCCGCTGCGGATGGTCACGCTGGCCGCATTGCTTTACTGTCTGGCGCTGCCGGTGGTGCTGACCCGCAGCGACATCGGGCTGATCTGGGGGGCGCGGCACTATCTGCCGGTCTATCCGCTGCTGTTTGTCCTGAGCTTCGCCGGTTTTGCCCGGCTCGGATGGCTGCGGAGGCAGCGGTTGCTGACCGCCGTTCTGATCGGCGCCACCCTCGTTTTGCAGGCGGTGGGAATCCGGGCGCTGTTCGGCGTGGCGGAGGATGCGGCGCGGGCGGAGGCGACGATCGGCGCACTTGAGCCCCGCGTGGTGGTTTCGGACCTCTTCTTCCTGCCGGAAATGACGCCGCGGCTCTTCTTCGCCAAACAGTGGCTTTATGTGAAGAACGATACGGAGCTTCGGGAACTGACCGGCCTGCTGCGCGAAAAGGGGATCGACCGTTTCACGCTGGTCCTGTCGGCGCTGCCCGGTTTCCGGCAGGTCGGCGACCGGGCGCTGGCGGAGTTCCTTGAAATGGCGCCGCTCTCGGCCGAGCCGTACCGGCTCCCGGCCCCCGGCAGCGGATTTATGACGCTTCTGATTGGCGAGTGCCGTTTGCAATAGTCCGTGTTCCCTGCTATATTGAAAGACAGTGCTTGATCAATTAACTGCAACCATTTATCGGAGATCTGCGATGGACCGGCTCCTCGTCATAAAACTGGATAACGGCAGCACGCTCGAAGCGAAGGCCCCGGCCGAGCTCGAGGTGAAGCCGCACGACACCTGCGTCTTCCGGCGCGACTTCTACACCGATGCGGGCGAGGTCGTCCGTGAAGTCGCCGAACCGCCCGAAAGCACGAACTGGGCTGAACTGCCGACCGTGCAGCATATTGCGGATAACCGTGAACTGGCCGCCGCAAATGACAATTACATGCGTTCGCGCGGCGCGATGCGCACGGCGCGCGAGCTGGTCGGCAACCTCGGGCTGGCCATGAAACTGCTGAATGCCCACTACTCGCTTGACGGCAAGCTGGTGGTCATCCAGTTCAGCGCAGACGGGCGGGTCGACTTCCGCGAACTGGTCAAGGAGCTGTCGCGCGCGCTCTGCACCCGGATCGAGCTGCGCCAGATCGGCGTGCGCGACGAGACCGGCATCTACGGCGGCATCGCGGTCTGCGGCCAGCGGCTCTGCTGCTGCCGTTTCCTGAAGGAGTTCAATTCGATCAACGTGAAAATGGCCAAGGAGCAGGATCTTTCGCTGACTCCTGCGACGATTTCGGGTGCCTGCGGCCGGCTGAAGTGTTGTCTGAAGTACGAGCACGAGGGGTATCAGGAGCTCGAGCGCGAGATGCCGAAGCGCGGCAACTGGTGCGAGACGCCGCAGGGGCGCGGGCGGGTCTGCGACCGCAATCTGCTGACTCAGAAGGTTTCGATTCAGCTGGAGTCCGGCAACATCGTGCATTTTCACCGTTCCGAGGTGACGATCCATGTTCCCGAGCAGCGGCCGCGCATCGTCAGCGAGCGGCAGCAGGGGCGCGAACGGCGGGACGGCGGCAGCGGCAATGGACGCGAAAATCGGGACAGCCGTCCGCGCGGCAGCGGGAACGGCGTCCAGAAGGGTCGCGGAGTCCGCGACAACCGGCCGCCGCGCGAGGAAGCCCGCCGTCCGGAGGAGTCTCCCCGCGCCGAAGAGAACGCGCCGCGGGAGAAGTAACCGATGGAGCGCGCGGAGCTGGAACGCTATGCGGCGCTCGACGCGTCCGGTTTCCTGCCGGGCGTCGGCGAGGAGCCCGTCGACTTCGAATCGAGAATCGCCGCGATCCGCGCTGCTCACGAGGAGTTCGGGGAGGAGCTGGCCGAAAAGGGCGAAGTCGTCGTTTTCGACGAATTCCGCCTGCGTGAATCCGAACGCATTCCGGCCGATATCATCGCCGAGGCGGGGGAGGTCACCGGCGGACTTTACGATTTCCGCACCGCGCATGTGCCGGGATTTTTCATCTCGCGTGACGTCGGGCTGCTCTGGGGCGGCTGCATGATCAGCGATACGGAGCTTCCGTTTTCGTTTTTCCTGATCCGGGGGGCGTTTCGCAACCGGCAGCGCTGGTTTCTCTACAACCGCCGCGAGCTGCTTGCGCACGAGCTCTGCCATTCGATGCGGCAGCCGTTGCGGGATGTGCCGCTGGAGGAGTTTTTCGCCTACCGGACGAGTCCGAGCCCGTTCCGGCGCTATCTCGGCAACTGCTTTATCCGCGATTATGATGCGCTGCTTTTCGTCATTCCGGTTTTCATTCTGCTCGGTTCGGTGCTGCTGCAGTCGTTCTGGCTGCCGGCGCTGCCGGTCTGGCCGTTCTGGATCGTTGCGCTGGCCTATCCGGCTTATCTGCTGTTCCGCAACGCGCGGGCGCGGCACTGGGTGTTCCGGGCCGCGAAAAAACTGCGCGCGTTCGGCGTCGGGAAGCCGATGGCGGTGCTGTTCCGTTCGACGACGCCCGAGATCCGCGAGCTGGGGACGCTCCGGAGCCGGGAGGATTTTGATGCGTATGTGGAGGAGAAGAAGGAGCTGCGCTGGGAGATCGTCAAATACCGTTTCCTGCGGTCCTGACTGTGGTCCGGTGAACGATTTTTCGTCGTCTGCCGCCGCGGTTTCGCGGCTCTCCCCGGTGCTTTGGGTTCCCTGTCGACAGGAAGTATGGAATGCCGGAAGAAGATAAATCGCTGCTCGAGGTTCGCGACCTCACAAAACGGTTCGGCGCGGCAACCGCGCTCGACCGTGT contains the following coding sequences:
- a CDS encoding Nif3-like dinuclear metal center hexameric protein is translated as MKRNELVEELDRTLNVAAFPGDASNNGLQIEGSPEVKRILFGVDGCLALFEHAAAGHFDFVFVHHGISWGGEPRRFTGIHAERFRVMFGNNISLYGVHLPLDAHPELGNNARLAELAELTRLEPFCNYHGYDIGFLGHTKKLVKAAELEKELGTKLKAKPRLIADDERILKRIAVVSGGGGMDALEQAAAAGADLLITGELEHVMYHPAYELRMPVLALGHYATETLGPRAVMEYIGRKFDVACEFADFPTSL
- the ispE gene encoding 4-(cytidine 5'-diphospho)-2-C-methyl-D-erythritol kinase; the protein is MALSIPSRSKINLYLKVLKRRPDRYHELETLFLPLDTPADRVTLDFVDTPGIRVCSSLAGLPENLENLAGRAALAYADMAGIAPAWSIRIEKEIPVAAGMGGGSSNAAAVLRLLNRHYGKLSSEELADLALTLGADVPFFLHGRAAIATGIGEVFHYPAGKLYAPPLLVVNPQFPVSAKWAYMNLDPEQIGEDSSGKLKRLINALRRNDPKGVADNLHNDLAAALYRKFPLLAILRDFLLENGALNAEITGSGPSIFAVCASPAERDELCRSLAGAFRAVTIFVN
- a CDS encoding Gfo/Idh/MocA family protein: MESDKKLKVGVLGVGALGRHHARLYAQSPNAEMVGIFDVQPETAAKVGAEFNLPVFSDWRQLAEKCDALSVAVPANFHAVTAIPLLEMGKHVLVEKPIEADLALAEKMVETARKNNVVLAVGHVERFNPAMDFLEKYAANTRFIEAHRLAQYPPPRPGLPRRGTEVSVVVDLMIHDIDLVLTMVDSEVEHFDVVGIPVLSKTEDIVNARIKFKNGSCASLTASRVSQEPMRRFRVFQEDCYISMDYGKHFGMVLKRNRIGLARKDVNLDEKNALAAELEDFILAVNKSRVTGQLCDAKVPGEAGLRALRLAIAIENEARRYNDQYGFKFAPCTPDELN
- the pyrH gene encoding UMP kinase, encoding MNEKFRFNRVLLKLSGEALKGAQEHGYDADAVRSVVERVKSVVDQGVEVALVVGAGNIWRGVMGRSGGMDRVNADYMGMLATVMNALCLRDFFRAAGIQAVVQCSIGMEPIAPRFNRDEAIRALEAGKIVIFAGGTGSPFFTTDTTSALRALETDCDAVLKATKVDGVYTADPFKDPAATRYAELSFDEALARQLKVMDSTAFSMCRDNDLPIIVFNFSDPDSLERILSGDTEAGTIVS
- the lpxA gene encoding acyl-ACP--UDP-N-acetylglucosamine O-acyltransferase, producing MTDIHPTAVVSPKAQIGVGVHIGPYSVVEDDCVIGDDCRIDSHVKIARYTTLGPRCRVYLGALIGEEPQDHRFQPGTVAWTTVGADTTIREYVTIHRSPFPERYTRIGSGTLLMSFVHVGHDAQIGDRVTVANQTAVSGHVIIEDMAVLSGYILIHQFCRIGKLAMVGARTIIRQDIPPFCMLAENECVCGPNVIGLRRAGYDSFARMAIRRAIKTYFFKGLNATNALAEIEKTPDLLPEVRHFVQFIRSTERGIMPGDPELIALGIRGVDEEKE
- a CDS encoding ABC transporter substrate-binding protein, giving the protein MKKWIGLLFAATVAVIFAGCAEVTPLPHPIVPEESGNTVKIGVLLPLTGANAEFGKRTLRGVELAASELNNGRGISSRRVELLVRDTKSNPSEARRQAEALFDAGIIGLVGPYSTNEALAIRPVVEGKLIPTVVPLATGDEVTEGTNMIYRTCFTDSQQGEAIAAYAWYWRKLLRLAILISDDEQASYSRNVARAAANAFTELGGEVVQMVEFQGDREEFAKKLRDLVAYNPQAILVPAEPDNAGVLVKYIRELGYRGLLLGPESWDEREFFSNCGADPGDCAFVGLYSEEYDLPEQLAFRDLFRRTYFVFPSTCEAQGYDALKMLAIGLGNVTSVQEFNRNMQHIRNVPGASALYTMKPHGGIDRTMFIKTIRPAAGPDEEPESRLSRSFNMKKIYQLKED
- a CDS encoding carbohydrate-binding family 9-like protein, with product MGYLIHRAGRTPALDAGFDSGEWSGCRTLNVDVFRPEGSGHRPETRFRLQYDREGLYGLFSVRDRFVRCVARKFQDPVCRDSCVEFFVRPAHGRGYVNFEFSAAGVLLAQHVADCRRRPGTDDVRPLTEREAAGIRIYHSLPGRIEQELAQETCYELGFFLPFSIFAGTHGAPAPVSRTVWSGNVYKCGDDTSHPHWASWRPVRRVNFHEPDCFGDLEFE
- the ricT gene encoding PSP1 domain-containing protein; translated protein: MDRLLVIKLDNGSTLEAKAPAELEVKPHDTCVFRRDFYTDAGEVVREVAEPPESTNWAELPTVQHIADNRELAAANDNYMRSRGAMRTARELVGNLGLAMKLLNAHYSLDGKLVVIQFSADGRVDFRELVKELSRALCTRIELRQIGVRDETGIYGGIAVCGQRLCCCRFLKEFNSINVKMAKEQDLSLTPATISGACGRLKCCLKYEHEGYQELEREMPKRGNWCETPQGRGRVCDRNLLTQKVSIQLESGNIVHFHRSEVTIHVPEQRPRIVSERQQGRERRDGGSGNGRENRDSRPRGSGNGVQKGRGVRDNRPPREEARRPEESPRAEENAPREK